From Methylovorus glucosotrophus:
TGGTTAAGCTTGGCTCTGACTTCGGTATTGGATGTCGTGATAATGGTGCGCGATTTCTTTTCTTCCACGCCCAGTTTCACCATCAGGCGACGCAGCAATTCAGCGTCGATATCTTCTGCATCGGCGCGTGCTTCTTCTTTCTTGCTGCGCTTGTAGCCCATCTCAACCACGCCGGCGCTGGTGACGACGCGTTCTTTGTTATCGTCCGGAGCATCGCTGACTGAGCGGTGGCTCATATAAATTTCAGTGGTGCCAGTTTCGGTACCGTTATCCAGACGGGTACGGAATTTCTGGCGGTTTTGCAGGGTATTCAGCTTGTCGAGCCAGCCCTGGAATTTATCCAGGTAATTGCCCTTGTCATCCTTGGTCAAGGTGCTGGGGTCTACCCATTCGGTTTCCATCACGCCAGTTTGTGGATTCTCCACACGGACGGAAAAGCCGAGGTCTGCCCAGAATTCACGAACAACAGGCCAGATTTTCTCCGGAGGCGCCTGAACAACCAGCCAACGCTGGGCACCCGCGCGCTCCAGACGCACATTGTCAGGGTTGGCTAATACTTTGACCTGTTCCTCACCTTGCTCAGATTGCCCTTGGGTGTAGTTGGAATAGGTGGTAGAGCCAGGAACGGCATAGGTGTCGTTTGACGAAATCGAGGTCAGATCCGGCGGCACTTCAAGCGGGCGTGAACGGCCAGCTGCCTTGTAATCGGATGAAGTGTCGATAAAAGGGATGGAGTCGCAGGCGCTGACAGACAGCGCAAGTAAGGTCGCGAGTACAAGCGGTTTCAAAGTGAATCGATTCATGCGGTTTCTCGTCAACTTTCGAGTCAGTGAGTTAGATAGAGGCGTTGCCCATGGCGGCACGCAGCGTCTCGTGATGCTGCGCGGAAAGAGGGACCAGCGGCAGGCGGATGCCTGGGCCTATCAGTCCCATTTCGCCCAATACCCATTTGACCGGGATGGGGTTGGCTTCGACAAACAGTTTCTGGTGGAGTGCAAACAACTTGGCATTAATGCTGCGTGTGGTAGCCACATCACCCGCGAGGGCGGCCTTGCACATTTGCTGCATCAGGCGCGGTGCCACATTGGCCGTCACCGAGATGACGCCATGCGCGCCCATCAGCATCAAGGCAGCGCCAGTGGCATCGTCGCCGCTGTAAATGGCAAAGCCGGCAGGGGCGCGCAAAATCAGGTCGGTACCGCGTTCCAAGCTGCCAGTGGCATCCTTGATACCTACAATATTCGGCAGTGCTGCCAGCCGCAGGGCGGTTTCATTGCTGATATCGCAACCGGTGCGGCCAGGTACGTTGTACAGGATTTGCGGAATATCGACAGCCTCAGCCACGGCCTTGTAATGCTGATACAAGCCTTCCTGGGTGGGCTTGTTGTAATAGGGAGCCACCAGCAGGCAGGCGTCAGCGCCCAATTCCTTGGCCTTGCTTGTCAGGTAAATGGCCTCGCTGGTCGAGTTGGCACCTGTACCAGCGATCACGGGGATACGACCTGCCACTTGCTCAATGGCAGTTTTGATCAGCAGGCAATGTTCATCAAAATCCACGGTAGGTGATTCGCCAGTGGTACCGACAATCACGATACCGTCGGTGCCTTCCTGCACATGAAAGTCGATTAGGGAACGTAATGCCTGAATATCAAGACCACCATCCTCATGCATGGGGGTGGCGATGGCAACAAGACTGCCTTGCAGCATGATCAACCTGACAATATGAATTAAATCAAAACATTTTAACTTAAAGTAGCCTCTGTAGAACACGCTTTTTGCATATGCTTACATCATATTTGAGCATATGGCGGCTATGGTTGGGCATATGGCTGGCGTGAGCAGGCCCGATATTAGCCATGGTCTGTTACCGCTTAATTAAAGGGCTCAAGCCTGTATAATCCGTTTCATATCATGTCTGTATCCAAGCCTATTTCCCCCCCGATCTTGCAGCGCCTGCGTCGACTAGTCGTGGGCAAGTCCATTCCAGCCAGTGCCAATGCACTGCCTGCGCAGGGTGAAACCAGTCCGCTGGTGGCAAGCATTGATGCCATTTTACCCCAGACGCAATGCACGCAATGTGGCTATCAGGGTTGCAAGCCCTATGCTGAAGCGATTGCGCGGGGCGAGGCCAATATCAATCAATGTCCGCCAGGCGGCGATGCGGGGATACGCGCACTCGCCAGTTTATTGCAGCGACCTTACATTCCGCTGAATCCCCAGCATGGCGTACAAAAACCCAAACAGGTTGCCTTCATCGATGAGCAAACCTGTATCGGCTGCACGCTATGCATACAGGCGTGTCCGGTGGATGCGATATTGG
This genomic window contains:
- the bamC gene encoding outer membrane protein assembly factor BamC, with product MNRFTLKPLVLATLLALSVSACDSIPFIDTSSDYKAAGRSRPLEVPPDLTSISSNDTYAVPGSTTYSNYTQGQSEQGEEQVKVLANPDNVRLERAGAQRWLVVQAPPEKIWPVVREFWADLGFSVRVENPQTGVMETEWVDPSTLTKDDKGNYLDKFQGWLDKLNTLQNRQKFRTRLDNGTETGTTEIYMSHRSVSDAPDDNKERVVTSAGVVEMGYKRSKKEEARADAEDIDAELLRRLMVKLGVEEKKSRTIITTSNTEVRAKLNQNSDGTVSLAVNDSFDRAWRRVGLALDRVGFVVEDRDRSSGIFYVRYSDVDIDDTPQKKKGLIDSLKFWGDDKDDEAKKDAAAKPADDKGITDKLKFWGSDKDKAKQEAERQYRVKVEDDGTGSKVSVTDKDGVPSKSASAKRIMNLLFEQLK
- the dapA gene encoding 4-hydroxy-tetrahydrodipicolinate synthase; protein product: MLQGSLVAIATPMHEDGGLDIQALRSLIDFHVQEGTDGIVIVGTTGESPTVDFDEHCLLIKTAIEQVAGRIPVIAGTGANSTSEAIYLTSKAKELGADACLLVAPYYNKPTQEGLYQHYKAVAEAVDIPQILYNVPGRTGCDISNETALRLAALPNIVGIKDATGSLERGTDLILRAPAGFAIYSGDDATGAALMLMGAHGVISVTANVAPRLMQQMCKAALAGDVATTRSINAKLFALHQKLFVEANPIPVKWVLGEMGLIGPGIRLPLVPLSAQHHETLRAAMGNASI